From a region of the Myxococcus fulvus genome:
- a CDS encoding serine/threonine protein kinase, whose protein sequence is MAAPCPHCGSTDGVDHLCSGQSLQLIGQVLDGRYKIESVLGQGGMGMVFRATQTSVQRPVAVKTLNPSLAAAPQFFERFRREAEIASRLRHPNVITIFDFGRAPDGTCYYVMELLQGESLKEVVKREGPMSLRRATSLLEQATQGLAHAHAEGCVHRDLKPHNIMVQDLGGRDFVKVLDFGLVKALEAEEEEQLTSTGQVLGTPQYMPPEQAGGESVDQRSDLYSMAGVLYFCLTGSSPFGANTVRKALTASLTQQVPAVNTKRQGAPVPPALDAFFRKALAPEKDDRYQNAQEFIDAMMDSVADATPEQFDAMPSGGSSSGVNERGSGSRASSRAGRPSAGSGSGVRSRAGGAPGRGSTPSNVVVARSQAGVPGGSGSSPSRVRQGPARPAPVQAPPPEPPEPEGMSTGKKAALVVVPLLLLGIAAAVVIGGQGGSKTPPTQVVEVPRDRPTSPPTTTANTPPTAQSIRVKFNSSPAGAAIFEGEEQIGTTPIELMLPRDKSHQLTFRLANHKSEERSLNFSRVAGDSQTVDVSLEPIRAATPPKPRPTRPTNSGQEINVFE, encoded by the coding sequence ATGGCTGCCCCCTGTCCCCATTGCGGAAGCACCGACGGCGTCGACCACCTCTGCTCAGGCCAGAGCCTCCAGCTCATCGGCCAGGTGCTCGATGGCCGCTACAAGATTGAGAGCGTGCTCGGCCAGGGCGGCATGGGCATGGTGTTCCGCGCCACGCAGACCTCGGTGCAGCGCCCCGTCGCCGTCAAGACGCTCAACCCGTCGCTCGCCGCCGCGCCCCAGTTCTTCGAGCGCTTCCGCCGCGAGGCGGAGATCGCCAGCCGCCTGCGCCACCCGAACGTCATCACCATCTTCGACTTCGGCCGCGCCCCCGACGGCACCTGCTACTACGTGATGGAGCTGCTCCAGGGAGAGAGCCTCAAGGAGGTCGTCAAGCGAGAGGGGCCCATGTCCCTGCGCCGCGCGACGAGCCTGTTGGAGCAGGCCACCCAGGGTCTCGCGCACGCGCACGCAGAGGGCTGCGTCCACCGCGACCTGAAGCCCCACAACATCATGGTGCAGGACCTGGGCGGGCGGGACTTCGTCAAGGTGCTGGACTTCGGTCTGGTCAAGGCGCTCGAGGCCGAGGAGGAGGAGCAGCTCACCTCCACCGGCCAGGTGCTGGGCACGCCCCAGTACATGCCGCCGGAGCAGGCCGGCGGTGAGTCCGTGGACCAGCGCTCCGACCTGTACTCGATGGCGGGCGTGCTCTACTTCTGCCTCACGGGCAGCTCGCCGTTCGGCGCGAACACCGTGCGCAAGGCGCTCACCGCGTCGCTCACGCAGCAGGTGCCCGCGGTCAACACCAAGCGCCAGGGCGCCCCCGTCCCTCCCGCGCTGGACGCGTTCTTCCGGAAGGCGCTCGCGCCCGAGAAGGACGACCGCTACCAGAACGCGCAGGAGTTCATCGACGCGATGATGGACTCGGTCGCGGACGCGACGCCCGAGCAGTTCGACGCGATGCCCAGCGGCGGCTCCTCCTCCGGCGTCAACGAGCGCGGCAGCGGCAGCCGGGCCAGCAGTCGCGCCGGACGTCCCTCCGCGGGCAGCGGCAGTGGCGTGCGTTCTCGCGCCGGCGGCGCACCGGGCCGTGGCTCCACGCCGTCCAACGTGGTCGTCGCCCGCAGTCAGGCGGGTGTGCCTGGAGGCAGCGGCTCATCTCCCAGCCGCGTCCGTCAGGGCCCGGCGCGCCCCGCACCGGTCCAGGCCCCGCCTCCCGAGCCCCCCGAGCCGGAGGGCATGTCCACGGGCAAGAAGGCGGCCCTCGTGGTGGTGCCGTTGCTGCTGCTCGGCATCGCCGCCGCGGTGGTCATCGGAGGCCAGGGCGGCTCCAAGACGCCCCCCACGCAGGTCGTCGAGGTCCCGAGAGATCGTCCCACGAGCCCTCCGACGACGACGGCGAACACGCCGCCCACGGCGCAGTCCATCCGGGTGAAGTTCAACTCGTCGCCTGCGGGCGCCGCCATCTTCGAGGGCGAGGAGCAGATCGGCACCACGCCCATCGAGCTGATGCTCCCGCGCGACAAGTCGCACCAGCTCACCTTCCGGCTGGCGAACCACAAGTCGGAGGAGCGCTCGCTCAACTTCAGCCGCGTCGCGGGAGACAGCCAGACGGTGGACGTGTCGCTGGAGCCCATCCGCGCCGCCACGCCGCCCAAGCCGCGCCCCACCCGGCCGACCAACTCCGGGCAGGAGATCAACGTCTTCGAGTGA
- the abc-f gene encoding ribosomal protection-like ABC-F family protein: MSLVIAQDLSLSYGKKVLFDSDNFTLGPKDRVGLVGANGTGKSTLMKILAGVLQPDSGSLTYRRRARWGYLPQEIAGLPEGTVVEAVMSTVPGRDSLEVRLKDTEEALSAATDEEEQLELAQSLADLHAELDDFENRFGKHHAERILKGLGFRDMDLAKPTSALSGGWRMRAALAGLLLQDPDLLLLDEPTNHLDVPTLAWFDGFLRRSNKALVLISHDRDFLNRQIDRVVSLELEGVREYAGNYDDYKRLRAEEKELLKARAEKVEARRAELQGFIDRFGAKATKAKQAQSRAKMLEKLEKVHVLEERSTMRFRFPEVDRSGRDVVTLERITKKYGAQTVYDGLTGRVERGQRIAVVGANGAGKTTLLKMVAGELAPDTGTVTLGHNVVVGYYAQHHADKLDRQNTIIEEVRPLAADKPESYVRGVLGAFLFSGDDVDKPIGVLSGGERARVALAKLLLVPSNFLLMDEPTNHLDLDSSEMLIEALKGYGGTLLFVSHNRSFINGLSSHVWEVAEGKLTPHPGNLDDYLYHQEQQRLEAEAAAGGASRGSDKASSGPVSEKDRKRLEAEARQRRSVVEGPLKKEIAKLEEQIAKVEAEQKEREAQLADPVLYNDFARAKPLMDAHRAGKDSLEDLYARWETAQEKLAEATASLG, translated from the coding sequence ATGAGCCTCGTCATCGCCCAGGACCTCAGCCTCTCCTATGGGAAGAAGGTCCTCTTCGACAGCGACAACTTCACCCTCGGCCCCAAGGACCGTGTAGGCCTCGTGGGGGCCAATGGGACGGGGAAGAGCACCCTGATGAAGATTCTGGCGGGGGTGCTCCAGCCGGACTCGGGGTCCTTGACGTATCGGCGCCGCGCGCGGTGGGGGTATCTGCCCCAGGAGATCGCCGGCCTGCCGGAGGGCACGGTGGTGGAGGCGGTGATGAGCACCGTCCCCGGGCGCGACTCGCTGGAGGTGCGCCTGAAGGACACCGAGGAGGCGCTCTCGGCGGCCACGGACGAGGAGGAGCAGCTCGAGCTGGCCCAGTCCCTGGCGGACCTGCACGCGGAGCTGGACGACTTCGAGAACCGCTTCGGAAAGCACCACGCCGAGCGCATCCTCAAGGGCCTGGGCTTCAGGGACATGGACCTGGCCAAGCCCACCTCGGCGCTGTCGGGCGGCTGGCGGATGCGCGCGGCGCTGGCGGGCCTGCTCCTCCAGGACCCGGACCTGTTGCTGCTCGACGAGCCCACCAACCACCTGGACGTGCCCACGCTGGCCTGGTTCGACGGCTTCCTGCGCCGCTCGAACAAGGCGCTGGTGCTCATCTCCCACGACCGCGACTTCCTCAACCGGCAGATCGACCGGGTGGTGTCGCTGGAGCTGGAGGGCGTGCGCGAGTACGCGGGCAACTACGACGACTACAAGCGCCTGCGCGCGGAGGAGAAGGAACTCCTGAAGGCACGCGCCGAGAAGGTCGAGGCGCGGCGCGCGGAGCTGCAGGGCTTCATCGACCGCTTCGGCGCCAAGGCCACCAAGGCGAAGCAGGCGCAGAGCCGCGCGAAGATGTTGGAGAAGCTGGAGAAGGTGCACGTCCTGGAGGAGCGCTCGACGATGCGCTTCCGCTTCCCCGAGGTGGACCGGAGCGGCCGGGACGTGGTGACGCTGGAGCGCATCACCAAGAAGTACGGCGCGCAGACGGTGTACGACGGCCTCACGGGCCGGGTGGAGCGCGGGCAGCGCATCGCCGTGGTGGGCGCCAACGGTGCGGGCAAGACGACGCTCCTGAAGATGGTGGCGGGGGAGCTGGCGCCGGACACGGGCACGGTGACGCTCGGGCACAACGTGGTGGTGGGCTATTACGCGCAGCACCACGCGGACAAGCTCGACCGGCAGAACACCATCATCGAGGAGGTGCGACCCCTGGCCGCCGACAAGCCGGAGAGCTACGTGCGCGGCGTGCTGGGCGCGTTCCTCTTCAGCGGCGATGACGTCGACAAGCCCATCGGCGTGCTCAGCGGTGGCGAGCGCGCACGCGTCGCGCTGGCGAAGCTGCTGTTGGTTCCCTCCAACTTCCTGCTGATGGACGAGCCCACCAACCACCTGGACCTGGACTCGTCCGAGATGCTGATTGAGGCGCTGAAGGGCTACGGCGGCACGCTGCTGTTCGTCAGCCACAACCGCAGCTTCATCAACGGGCTGTCGTCCCATGTCTGGGAGGTGGCGGAGGGCAAGCTGACCCCGCACCCGGGCAACCTCGACGACTATCTGTACCACCAGGAGCAGCAGCGACTGGAGGCGGAGGCCGCGGCGGGTGGCGCGTCACGCGGGAGTGACAAGGCGTCCTCGGGGCCTGTCTCGGAGAAGGACCGCAAGCGGCTGGAGGCCGAGGCGCGTCAGCGTCGCAGCGTGGTCGAGGGGCCGCTCAAGAAGGAGATCGCCAAGCTGGAGGAGCAGATCGCCAAGGTGGAGGCGGAGCAGAAGGAGCGCGAGGCGCAGCTCGCCGACCCCGTGCTCTACAACGACTTCGCGCGCGCCAAGCCGCTGATGGATGCGCACCGCGCGGGCAAGGACTCGCTGGAGGACCTCTACGCGCGCTGGGAGACGGCGCAGGAGAAGCTGGCGGAGGCGACGGCGTCGTTGGGCTGA
- a CDS encoding ATP-binding protein, with the protein MDIRTQSALLASIIGLALGVSMLLRPARPKVLTLYSVFALTVAGYYLSFFFHSLFPEVTYPWAHRITLGITVLVASLIPGAAVGFFLEFLDVSKGTHLVGRRLALLSVFLGLAVAVTPLADKLWARVAMGVWVHGSLLASVSLLLHRVRSNESRIEQLRLMYLAIGAAAGILFSALDFIGSSVPLPTLGPVFTTLYLFFLAQTLLRLRLMDLHELLGKIASQTVLAVILAAVFTVLTAWVDEDTGLFLFNTVVAAFVILILLDPLRAKVEEMVVRIFFRERFALLDALGMLRARMANVIEISELARLVLDTLHETGRVTHSSVYLLAEDRPGYRLLDSRGPLPVAFLDTAAARGLLFAVASGQKAVLLENVERRGATMRLQSVEGRRYRDELKRLNDTRAALVQMRAGISVPLVGNDRVIGFLNLWDERVPEAYASDEIALILEVAEKLATVLENSKLYEKIRERDRLAALGEMAAGLAHEIRNPLGAIKGAAQCLDPRRLPGEDGEFLEVIVEEVNRLNGVVTAFLDYARPMKQSFGPTDLNEVVTRTMRLIQNDVPSSVALAVELDLQLPRVDGDAEQLKQVLINLVQNAVQALDTREGRITVRTERPERFGEFRNAGGELLEVRVSDTGPGIPLDQQPHIFVPFFTTKQKGTGLGLAICQRIVKNHGGSISVQSKAGDGTTFIIRMPALPVEKPLEALPEGTGTPPPATRISQSVPVPEELREPPKPPSPAPRASKRERKRKAG; encoded by the coding sequence ATGGACATCCGGACTCAGAGCGCGCTGCTGGCATCCATCATCGGCCTCGCCCTTGGCGTGTCCATGTTGTTGCGCCCGGCCAGGCCCAAGGTGCTCACCCTGTACTCCGTCTTCGCCCTGACGGTGGCCGGGTACTACCTCTCGTTCTTCTTCCACAGCCTCTTCCCCGAGGTGACGTACCCCTGGGCGCACCGCATCACCCTGGGCATCACCGTCCTGGTCGCCTCGCTCATCCCGGGCGCCGCCGTGGGGTTCTTCCTCGAGTTCTTGGATGTCAGCAAGGGAACACACCTGGTTGGCCGCCGGCTCGCCCTCCTGTCGGTCTTCCTGGGCCTGGCCGTGGCGGTCACCCCCCTGGCCGACAAGCTGTGGGCCCGGGTGGCCATGGGCGTCTGGGTGCATGGCTCCCTGCTCGCCTCGGTGTCGTTGCTGCTCCATCGGGTCCGCAGCAACGAGTCGCGCATCGAGCAACTGAGGCTGATGTACCTGGCCATCGGCGCGGCGGCGGGCATCCTGTTCTCCGCGCTGGACTTCATCGGCAGCTCGGTGCCGCTGCCGACGCTGGGGCCGGTCTTCACCACGCTGTACCTGTTCTTCCTCGCGCAGACGCTGCTGCGGCTGCGGCTGATGGACCTGCACGAACTGCTGGGGAAGATCGCCTCGCAGACGGTGCTGGCGGTGATTCTGGCGGCCGTCTTCACGGTGCTGACGGCGTGGGTGGACGAGGACACGGGCCTGTTCCTGTTCAACACGGTGGTGGCGGCGTTCGTCATCCTCATCCTGTTGGACCCGCTGCGCGCGAAGGTGGAGGAGATGGTGGTGCGCATCTTCTTCCGCGAGCGCTTCGCGCTACTGGACGCGCTGGGGATGCTGCGCGCGCGGATGGCGAACGTCATCGAGATCTCCGAGCTGGCGCGGCTGGTGCTGGACACGCTGCACGAGACGGGGCGCGTGACGCACTCGTCGGTGTACCTGCTCGCGGAGGACCGGCCCGGCTACCGGCTGCTCGACTCACGCGGGCCGTTGCCGGTGGCGTTCCTGGACACGGCGGCGGCGCGTGGGCTGCTGTTCGCGGTGGCGAGCGGACAGAAGGCGGTGCTGCTGGAGAACGTGGAGCGCCGGGGCGCGACGATGCGGCTCCAGTCGGTGGAGGGGCGCCGGTATCGCGACGAGCTCAAGCGCTTGAACGACACGCGCGCGGCGCTGGTGCAGATGCGCGCGGGCATCAGCGTGCCGCTGGTGGGCAACGACAGGGTCATCGGCTTTCTGAACCTGTGGGACGAGCGGGTGCCGGAGGCGTACGCGTCCGACGAGATCGCGCTCATCCTGGAGGTGGCGGAGAAGCTCGCGACGGTGTTGGAGAACTCGAAGCTCTACGAGAAGATTCGAGAGAGAGATCGCCTGGCCGCGCTGGGTGAGATGGCGGCGGGCCTGGCGCACGAGATTCGCAATCCGCTGGGGGCCATCAAGGGCGCGGCGCAGTGCCTGGACCCGCGGCGGCTGCCGGGCGAGGACGGCGAGTTCCTGGAGGTCATCGTCGAGGAGGTCAACCGGCTCAACGGCGTGGTGACGGCGTTCCTCGACTACGCGCGGCCGATGAAGCAGAGCTTCGGGCCCACGGACTTGAACGAGGTGGTGACGCGCACCATGCGCCTCATCCAGAACGACGTGCCGTCGAGCGTCGCGCTGGCGGTGGAGCTGGACCTGCAGCTCCCGCGAGTGGACGGAGACGCGGAGCAGCTCAAGCAGGTGCTCATCAACCTGGTGCAGAACGCGGTGCAGGCGTTGGACACGCGCGAGGGGCGAATCACGGTGCGCACGGAGCGGCCGGAGCGCTTCGGCGAGTTCCGCAACGCGGGCGGCGAGTTGTTGGAGGTGCGCGTCTCCGACACCGGCCCGGGCATCCCCTTGGACCAGCAGCCGCACATCTTCGTGCCGTTCTTCACGACGAAGCAGAAGGGCACGGGGCTGGGGCTCGCCATCTGTCAGCGCATCGTGAAGAACCACGGAGGCAGCATCTCCGTGCAGAGCAAGGCGGGTGACGGCACGACGTTCATCATCCGCATGCCCGCGCTGCCGGTGGAGAAGCCCCTGGAGGCGCTGCCGGAAGGGACGGGCACACCGCCTCCGGCCACGCGCATCTCCCAGTCGGTTCCCGTGCCCGAGGAGCTGCGCGAGCCCCCCAAGCCGCCCTCCCCCGCCCCGCGCGCCAGCAAACGCGAGCGGAAGCGCAAGGCGGGCTGA
- a CDS encoding transglycosylase SLT domain-containing protein, with product MKPFLPKLAVIASALMLSAQAPSSPAPSGTEASEAPTTQTENAPPEAQLSPPPDAEKAPLPPGFVEVFNPAFPNAAPPAPVVHRGRRYALEDLSPYFGEGKKKEARAAFDKGHFARARELLKDEGDSPPVRYLRALAALRSGDEETAAKELAALAPDYPALRDRCLTHSGVALEGLRRYDEAAVQLAQVPPESRLYVDARLALSRVLRKKKDAEGAMAALEPLTSRAAPSWGRNVGAEALMSIADIAAEKKDKAAERAALWRLWGAHPLSPLAVQADKRLKGQTAPVEARVARGEALVELHRNKQGLAQLEPLLAQLKLPDALACRAHFSYGKGLRKEREHTRAIQTLSPVVEKCTDRDLLARALYVLGSSRSIVDSSRGTETYERLAREFPDHSFADDALFYAADLYVKTGRPKEAMARLDELARLYPQGDFLGEALFKAYWIARTSKVEDAGLSFLDRIEQRFAQADESYDVERARYWRARTFQDQGNIQGAAELFEKISVEHPATYYGLMARSQLSALDPQRLERISPEIFAVPEAASPWPLFAGPVGEDPHFRAGVELLRLGFPEAVSSELLAVSRTNQPAEAIRLLVLVLHEAGDERAAHAVARLALRKDLSGRITSETRVVWEVAYPNAFRDLIEKHTAVSGVEADLLQALMREESALDPKALSWAGALGLTQLMPSTAKGVARELKLKRFTVDQLLQPDLNIRFGAHYLGGLLKKFGGHTPYAVGSYNAGPGAVNRWRADKPDLPLDAWVEEIPISETRGYIKRVLRSYNTYQLLYGRAPKLPVIKTANRE from the coding sequence ATGAAGCCCTTCCTGCCCAAGCTCGCCGTCATCGCCTCCGCGCTCATGCTGTCCGCGCAGGCTCCCTCGTCCCCGGCACCCTCCGGGACGGAGGCCTCCGAGGCCCCCACGACCCAGACCGAGAACGCGCCCCCGGAGGCGCAGCTCTCGCCGCCGCCGGACGCCGAGAAGGCGCCGCTGCCGCCGGGCTTCGTGGAGGTGTTCAACCCCGCCTTCCCCAACGCCGCGCCGCCCGCGCCCGTCGTCCACCGGGGCCGCCGCTACGCGCTGGAGGACCTGTCGCCGTACTTCGGCGAGGGCAAGAAGAAGGAGGCCCGCGCGGCCTTCGACAAGGGCCACTTCGCCCGCGCCCGCGAGCTCCTGAAGGACGAGGGTGACAGCCCGCCGGTGCGCTACCTGCGCGCCCTGGCCGCGCTGCGCTCCGGGGACGAGGAGACCGCCGCGAAGGAGCTGGCCGCCCTGGCGCCGGACTATCCCGCGCTGAGGGACCGGTGCCTGACGCACTCGGGCGTGGCGCTGGAGGGGCTGCGCCGCTACGACGAGGCCGCGGTGCAGCTGGCCCAGGTGCCGCCCGAGTCCCGGCTGTACGTGGACGCGCGGCTGGCGCTGTCCCGCGTGCTGCGCAAGAAGAAGGACGCGGAAGGGGCCATGGCGGCGCTGGAGCCGCTCACCTCGCGCGCGGCGCCCAGCTGGGGGCGCAACGTGGGCGCCGAGGCGCTGATGTCCATCGCCGACATCGCCGCGGAGAAGAAGGACAAGGCCGCCGAGCGCGCCGCGCTGTGGCGCCTGTGGGGCGCGCATCCGTTGTCGCCGCTGGCGGTCCAGGCCGACAAGCGGCTCAAGGGGCAGACGGCGCCGGTGGAGGCCCGGGTGGCTCGCGGCGAGGCGCTGGTGGAGCTGCACCGCAACAAGCAGGGCCTGGCGCAGCTGGAGCCGCTGCTCGCGCAGTTGAAGCTCCCGGACGCGCTCGCGTGCCGCGCGCACTTCTCCTACGGCAAGGGGCTGCGCAAGGAGCGCGAGCACACGCGCGCCATCCAGACGCTGTCGCCCGTGGTGGAGAAGTGCACGGACCGCGACCTGCTGGCGCGAGCGCTGTACGTGCTCGGCTCGTCGCGCTCCATCGTCGACTCGTCGCGCGGCACGGAGACGTACGAGCGGCTGGCGCGCGAGTTCCCGGACCACAGCTTCGCGGACGACGCGCTCTTCTACGCGGCGGACCTGTACGTGAAGACGGGCCGCCCCAAGGAGGCGATGGCGCGGCTGGATGAGCTGGCGCGGCTGTATCCCCAGGGGGACTTCCTGGGCGAGGCGCTCTTCAAGGCGTACTGGATTGCGCGCACGAGCAAGGTGGAGGACGCGGGCCTGTCGTTCCTGGACCGCATCGAGCAGCGCTTCGCGCAGGCGGACGAGAGCTACGACGTGGAGCGCGCGCGGTACTGGCGGGCTCGCACGTTCCAGGACCAGGGCAACATCCAGGGCGCGGCGGAGCTGTTCGAGAAGATCTCCGTGGAGCACCCGGCGACGTACTACGGGCTGATGGCGCGCTCGCAGTTGTCCGCGTTGGACCCACAGCGACTGGAGCGGATCTCTCCGGAGATCTTCGCGGTGCCGGAGGCGGCGAGCCCCTGGCCGTTGTTCGCCGGTCCGGTGGGTGAGGACCCGCACTTCCGCGCGGGCGTGGAGCTGTTGCGCCTGGGCTTCCCGGAGGCGGTGTCGTCGGAGTTGCTCGCGGTGAGCCGGACGAACCAGCCCGCGGAGGCCATCCGCCTGTTGGTGCTGGTGCTGCACGAGGCGGGCGATGAGCGCGCCGCGCACGCGGTGGCTCGGCTGGCGCTGCGCAAGGACTTGAGTGGACGCATCACCAGCGAGACCCGTGTGGTGTGGGAGGTGGCGTATCCCAATGCGTTCCGCGACCTCATCGAGAAGCACACGGCGGTGTCGGGCGTGGAGGCGGACCTGCTCCAGGCGCTGATGCGCGAGGAGAGCGCGTTGGATCCGAAGGCGCTGTCGTGGGCCGGCGCGCTGGGGCTCACGCAGCTCATGCCGTCCACCGCGAAGGGCGTGGCGCGGGAGCTGAAGCTCAAGCGCTTCACGGTGGACCAGCTGCTCCAGCCGGACCTCAACATCCGCTTTGGCGCCCACTACCTGGGCGGGCTGCTCAAGAAGTTCGGTGGGCACACGCCGTACGCGGTGGGCAGCTACAACGCGGGGCCGGGCGCGGTGAATCGCTGGCGCGCGGACAAGCCGGACCTGCCGCTCGACGCGTGGGTGGAGGAGATCCCCATCTCCGAGACGCGCGGCTACATCAAGCGCGTGCTGCGCTCCTACAACACCTACCAGTTGCTCTATGGCCGGGCGCCCAAGCTGCCCGTCATCAAGACCGCCAACCGGGAGTGA